From Desulfomonilia bacterium, the proteins below share one genomic window:
- a CDS encoding OmpA family protein, protein MNRYLIIFPIILLITGCAHRHTESEYKTVETQLSVCEQACAVVSQDNTIMKARITALEEDLKKSKIDKDQCLQDMQGLLDRNIEALQYNKTLLQQMSSYKTIIQERKDTSSRSVKAYEYILNLLDLERKAKQVFIIKNNDKIKIIIPQRELFAGPKSAWLEPKGEKLIVKIAKGLKQIDPAYIEVGGHTDKSPIPDSLRKTYPNNWYLSQTRALSVLEALETGGINGDKMCAIAYADTRPIAANSTEEGMAMNRRVEISILP, encoded by the coding sequence ATGAACCGTTATCTTATAATATTTCCAATCATTTTATTAATTACAGGATGCGCACACAGACATACGGAATCCGAATATAAAACGGTTGAGACTCAGCTTTCAGTATGCGAACAGGCATGCGCAGTAGTTTCCCAGGACAACACGATCATGAAGGCCAGGATTACGGCCCTCGAAGAGGATCTGAAAAAGTCAAAAATCGATAAGGACCAATGCCTTCAGGATATGCAGGGGCTTCTTGACAGAAACATCGAAGCACTGCAGTACAACAAGACACTTCTTCAACAGATGTCCAGCTACAAAACAATAATTCAGGAAAGAAAAGATACCAGCAGCCGTTCGGTAAAGGCATATGAATACATATTGAATCTGCTAGACCTGGAACGTAAAGCAAAACAGGTTTTCATTATAAAGAATAATGACAAAATAAAGATAATAATACCGCAGAGAGAGCTTTTTGCCGGCCCCAAAAGCGCATGGCTGGAACCAAAGGGTGAAAAGCTTATTGTTAAAATCGCAAAGGGATTAAAACAAATTGACCCTGCATATATCGAAGTCGGCGGCCATACGGACAAATCACCAATTCCTGACAGCCTGAGAAAAACATATCCGAATAACTGGTACCTCTCTCAAACAAGGGCACTATCAGTTCTGGAGGCCCTTGAAACAGGCGGCATCAACGGGGATAAGATGTGTGCAATAGCTTATGCAGACACCCGTCCAATTGCTGCGAACAGTACTGAGGAAGGCATGGCAATGAACCGCCGAGTAGAAATTTCCATCCTTCCGTAA
- the map gene encoding type I methionyl aminopeptidase, with amino-acid sequence MIPRKTPLEITKMRDAGRILAMLFEHIKPMVQPGITTAQLDSEAEKFIVMNNAKPAFKGYRGYPATLCTSVNDCIIHGIPGQIKLKEGDIIGLDVGVLFNGFYSDAAITLPVGEVPAHAKALMRTSEAAMHAGIEQAVPGNRLYDISSAIQKTAEDAGYSVVRDFVGHGIGERLHEEPQIPNYGKKGTGPLLETGMTLAIETMINQGTWKIRILKDKWTALTADGRLSAHFEHTIAITPDGPHILTAL; translated from the coding sequence ATGATACCGAGAAAGACCCCCCTTGAAATAACAAAGATGAGAGATGCAGGGAGAATCCTTGCAATGCTTTTTGAACATATCAAGCCTATGGTTCAACCGGGAATTACTACAGCCCAGCTGGATTCAGAGGCGGAAAAGTTCATAGTCATGAACAATGCAAAACCCGCATTCAAGGGGTACAGGGGATATCCTGCAACATTGTGCACATCTGTCAATGACTGCATAATCCATGGTATACCTGGTCAGATAAAGCTGAAGGAAGGAGACATAATCGGTCTGGACGTCGGTGTTTTATTTAACGGCTTCTACTCTGACGCCGCAATTACCCTGCCCGTTGGGGAAGTGCCAGCTCACGCCAAAGCTCTCATGCGGACTTCCGAAGCCGCCATGCATGCTGGCATTGAACAGGCAGTTCCCGGAAACAGGCTTTATGACATTTCTTCGGCTATTCAGAAAACCGCGGAAGATGCCGGATATTCAGTTGTAAGGGATTTTGTGGGCCATGGCATTGGTGAAAGACTTCATGAAGAACCACAGATTCCCAATTATGGGAAAAAGGGCACAGGACCTCTTCTGGAAACAGGAATGACCCTGGCCATAGAAACCATGATAAATCAGGGGACGTGGAAAATCAGGATATTAAAAGACAAGTGGACTGCACTGACAGCCGATGGAAGACTGTCTGCACATTTCGAACATACAATTGCCATAACACCGGATGGACCCCATATATTGACCGCTCTATAA
- the hisI gene encoding phosphoribosyl-AMP cyclohydrolase, with the protein MSIMLDYEKSGGLVAAIAQDYRTGEVLMIAWMNKEAFEETLATGRACYFSRSRNRLWRKGEESGNVQIVHEILVDCDQDAVLIKVEQIGDAACHEGYRSCFYRKVFDNKLITDGERIFDPKEVYKK; encoded by the coding sequence ATGAGCATAATGTTGGATTATGAAAAATCAGGCGGACTCGTTGCGGCAATTGCCCAGGATTACAGAACCGGCGAGGTTCTGATGATAGCATGGATGAACAAAGAGGCCTTTGAGGAAACTCTTGCAACAGGCAGGGCCTGCTATTTCAGCCGTTCAAGAAACAGATTATGGAGGAAAGGGGAAGAATCCGGAAATGTCCAGATCGTTCATGAGATACTGGTAGATTGTGACCAAGATGCGGTGCTTATTAAAGTGGAGCAGATAGGTGATGCCGCATGTCATGAAGGATACAGGTCATGTTTTTACAGAAAAGTCTTTGACAATAAACTTATAACAGACGGCGAAAGGATTTTTGATCCAAAGGAGGTTTACAAAAAATGA
- the hisG gene encoding ATP phosphoribosyltransferase: MSIIRLAIPKGSLQQSTIDLFKDAGWRIVPSSRSYFPTIDDPEIECALVRAQEISRYVENGLFDMALTGLDWILENESDVEIVADLVYSKATAKPARWVLAVAENSNIKKAEDLEGKKIATELVNYTKKYFTERGINVDVEFSWGATEAKVVDGLVDAIVEVTETGSTIKAHNLKILQDLLVTNTKIIANRESWRDEAKRNKIEQVSMMLKSALAASDMTGLKMNVPVEGRDEIISMLPAMTSPTVSTLHDKNWLSVETIIKESQARDLIPKLLKAGAKGIIEYPLKKVLN, from the coding sequence ATGAGTATTATAAGGCTTGCAATACCAAAGGGGAGCCTTCAACAGTCCACGATAGACCTGTTCAAGGACGCCGGATGGCGTATTGTACCGAGTTCACGAAGCTATTTTCCGACCATTGATGACCCGGAAATTGAATGTGCGCTTGTTCGTGCTCAGGAAATATCCCGATATGTGGAAAACGGCCTGTTTGACATGGCTTTGACCGGGCTTGACTGGATACTGGAAAATGAAAGCGATGTCGAGATAGTGGCAGACCTTGTCTATTCAAAGGCAACCGCAAAACCGGCAAGATGGGTACTGGCTGTAGCAGAAAACTCGAATATAAAAAAGGCTGAAGACCTCGAGGGCAAAAAAATTGCAACCGAGCTTGTCAATTATACAAAAAAATATTTCACGGAACGCGGTATAAATGTTGACGTCGAATTTTCATGGGGAGCAACAGAGGCAAAGGTTGTTGACGGTCTGGTTGATGCCATTGTCGAAGTAACAGAAACAGGCTCGACGATAAAAGCCCATAATCTTAAGATTTTGCAGGATCTTCTCGTTACAAACACCAAGATAATAGCCAACAGGGAATCATGGAGAGATGAAGCAAAAAGAAACAAGATTGAACAGGTCTCGATGATGCTTAAAAGCGCGCTTGCCGCATCAGATATGACCGGCCTTAAAATGAATGTCCCTGTCGAGGGCAGAGATGAAATAATATCGATGCTGCCCGCAATGACATCACCAACTGTTTCAACTTTGCATGACAAGAACTGGTTGTCGGTCGAAACAATAATCAAGGAATCTCAGGCCAGGGACCTTATACCGAAACTTCTCAAAGCCGGAGCAAAGGGAATCATAGAATATCCGCTGAAAAAGGTCCTGAACTGA